One genomic region from Apodemus sylvaticus chromosome 1, mApoSyl1.1, whole genome shotgun sequence encodes:
- the Igsf22 gene encoding LOW QUALITY PROTEIN: immunoglobulin superfamily member 22 (The sequence of the model RefSeq protein was modified relative to this genomic sequence to represent the inferred CDS: inserted 11 bases in 7 codons; deleted 3 bases in 2 codons; substituted 7 bases at 7 genomic stop codons): MTTTQHQQMVXEYVSMEFSSSTTHMETFSQTTETVGGKWKGKKKQEVTNEKXMLTTWPKVPNKDFAKVCTDYGFPDLKGLLRKRQMVILKPLEDVETKVDTTNVFTCIMEVKDPXPEMIWVKPIKRTPSDILERGWFLDFVSSHSVIFILIYEPLKFREEVKLVAVTMXRTAVWRGQTHPSKGENDSVWQFNRKELMKGNKYEISASADGLTHTVKIKDARLSSTQVLCPGRNLVQKGHLTVHCEWFKHLAIMKSGMSNMPSAWAELCIMLNDKRVTEVXQGGLRQGREKEMLAHITGLPGMSVVKQGEEYMLLFRNMGTKHEGKHTFQAKGTENEAYISTAYKVPXRSPSIDSSIWKTLAFRXDHEMGYTAYMKAPFQARLLPKVTWFXEGMXVTQRKHVPVDLSXDLDLLTISKCIHKGISLVLFNLKNYYHTSGTRTATVHLKMLEGQPMKVVIMVGWRAVGKKSWIRTVEMDDKAANFTAKAEREKFTSANGPTLGYSVEXRKTRNNLWVVVIKDPIQGHPSMPSSSEVIKDPIKPPGLAQGLNMSGSSSWWFSTSVCWDPPSRYILEMRXSSKKSTKCLEDVIPGTWYMAGVLTKMSKNLFHIRIVSPRFDLSTWLXSHTVVDAGTAFCIPGSVYRSLSPSTVPWQKDSITIKGWKTTTKGKNNPKFLISNTKCCDCGENQILLQNEFAVTHNDSEPNWHHTPHFLTPLKPLTVVCGQGHIMTGTFLGNPWLMVXVYKGDVNITANSKIWHNFAGSLCKPVIPTYTLKDGSEYCMLLKYELGKNHKSSMLPMVKSPPGTASGEDRSTLSKGRS; the protein is encoded by the exons ATGACAACCACTCAACACCAGCAGATGGTATAGGAATATGTGTCCATggagttctccagctccaccacCCACATGGAGACCTTCTCCCAGACAACCGAGACCGTgggagggaagtggaaggg AAAAAAGAAGCAGGAGGTGACAAATGAGAA GATGCTGACAACTTGGCCCAAGGTACCCAATAAGGACTTTGCAAAGGTCTGTACGGACTATGGTTTCCCTGACTTGAAAGGGCTACTCCGAAAAAGGCAGATGGT AATTCTGAAGCCACTAGAAGATGTAGAAACCAAGGTTGACACCACCAATGTCTTCACCTGCATCATGGAGGTGAAGGACC ATCCTGAGATGATATGGGTCAAG CCAATCAAGAGGACACCTTCTGATATCCTTGAAAGAGGCTGGTTCCTAGACTTTGTTTCTAGTCATTCTGTCATTTTCATTTTGATCT ATGAGCCACTGAAGTTCAGGGAAGAAGTGAAACTAGTGGCTGTGACCAT GCGGACAGCTGTGTGGAGGGGACAGACCCACCCCTCCAAGGGAGAGAATGACTCTGTGTGGCAGTTCAACAGGAAGGAGCTGATGAAGGGTAACAAATATGAGATCTCA GCGTCTGCGGATGGTCTGACTCACACAGTTAAGATCAAAGATGCCAGACTCAGCAGCACGCAGGTTCTCTGCCCAGGCAGGAACTTGGTACAGAAGGGTCATCTCACTGTCCATTGTGAGTGGTTCA AGCATCTAGCAATCATGAAGAGTGGCATGTCGAACATGCCCTCGGCCTGGGCTGAGTTGTGTATAATGCTGAATGACAAAAGGGTGACTGAAGTATAGCAGGGAGGACTGAgacaaggaagggagaaagagatgtTGGCCCAT ATCACAGGCTTGCCTGGTATGTCGGTGGTAAAGCAGGGTGAGGAATACATGCTGCTCTTCCGCAACATGGGCACAAAGCATGAAGGCAAACACACATTCCAGGCAAAGGGCACGGAAAATGAAGCCTACATATCCACTGCATATAAGGTCCCCTAAAG ATCTCCTTCCATTGACTCATCCATCTGGAAAACACTAGCTTTCCG TGACCATGAGATGGGCTACACAGCTTACATGAAGGCGCCCTTCCAAGCAAGGCTACTGCCCAAAGTGACCTGGTTCTAGGAGGGTATGTAGGTGACCCAGAGGAAGCATGTGCCCGTGGATCTCA GAGACCTAGATCTGCTCACTATCTCCAAGTGTATACATAAAGGCATCAGCTTGGTCCTGTTCAATCTCAAGAACTACTATCACACAAGTGGCACAAGAACTGCCACTGTGCACCTCAAAATGCTGG AAGGCCAGCCTATGAAAGTGGTGATCATGGTAGGATGGAGAGCTGTTGGCAAGAAGTCCTGGATTAGGACTGTGGAGATGGATGACAAAGCGGCCAACTTCACCGCCAAGGCAGAGAGGGAAAAGTTTACATCTGCT AATGGGCCAACGCTTGGCTACTCTGTCGAGtgaagaaagacaagaaataaTCTGTGGGTAGTAGTCATCAAGGACCCCATTCAGG GACATCCCAGCATGCCAAGCAGCTCAGAGGTGATCAAAGATCCTATTA AACCTCCAGGCCTGGCACAGGGCCTAAACATGTCTGGCTCCTCTAgctggtggttttcaacct CTGTATGCTGGGACCCGCCATCCCGCTACATCCTTGAGATGAGATGAAGCAGCAAGAAGAGTACCAAGTGCTTGGAAGATGTCATCCCAGGTACCTGGTACATGGCAGGGGTCCTCACCAAGATGTCAAAAAACCTCTTTCATATACGAATTGTG AGCCCCCGGTTTGACCTCAGCACCTGGCT GAGCCACACAGTGGTGGATGCTGGGACAGCCTTCTGCATACCAGGAAGTGTTTACCGA AGCTTATCACCGTCCACTGTGCCCTGGCAGAAAGACAGCATCACCATCAAGGGCTGGAAAACCACCACCAAGGGCAAAAATAATCCAAAATTCCTCATTAGCAATACCAAGTGTTGTGACTGTGGAGAGAATCAGATCTTGCTTCAGAATGAGTTTGCAGTCACACACAATGACTCTGAACCT AACTGGCACCACACACCCCACTTTCTGACCCCACTCAAGCCACTCACTGTGGTCTGTGGCCAAGGCCACATCATGACTGGCACCTTCCTTGGGAACCCATGGCTCATGG CTGTCTACAAGGGTGATGTCAACATCACTGCCAATTCAAAGATCTGGCACAACTTCGCCGGCAGCCTATGTAAACCAGTCATC CCCACCTACACGCTAAAGGACGGCAGTGAGTATTGCATGTTGCTAAAATATGAACTAGGCAAGAACCACAAAAGCTCCATGCTGCCTATGGTGAAATCACCACCAGGCACAGCCTCGGGGGAAGACAGATCCACCCTGTCCAAGGGCAGGAGCTAG
- the Tmem86a gene encoding lysoplasmalogenase-like protein TMEM86A yields the protein MVSPVTVVKSEGPKLVPFFKATCVYFVLWLPSSSPSWVSALIKCLPIFCLWLFLLAHGVRFLLAHPSASLIFVGLVFSAVGDAFLIWQDHGYFEHGLLMFAVAHILYASAFGMRPLALRTGLVIGVLSGLCYALLYPGLSGAFTYLVGVYVALISFMGWRAVAGLRLVGAAWRWTELAAGGGALLFILSDLTIALNKFCFPVPYSRALIMSTYYAAQMLIALSAVESREPVEDHRLSKAN from the exons atggTGTCCCCGGTCACTGTG GTGAAGAGTGAAGGACCCAAACTGGTGCCCTTCTTCAAGGCcacctgtgtgtattttgtgctCTGGCTGCCCTCGTCCAGCCCGTCTTGGGTCAGCGCCCTCATCAAGTGCCTGCCCATCTTCTGCCTCTGGCTTTTTCTTCTGGCCCATGGCGTTCGATTCCTGCTGGCCCACCCCAGTGCCTCCCTCATCTTTGTGGGACTCGTCTTCTCTGCTGTGGGGGATGCCTTCCTCATCTGGCAGGACCACGGATACTTTGAACATG GTCTCCTGATGTTTGCTGTGGCACACATACTCTATGCCTCAGCCTTTGGCATGCGGCCACTGGCTCTGCGGACCGGCCTGGTGATTGGAGTGCTGTCAGGCCTGTGCTATGCCCTGCTCTACCCGGGCCTGTCAGGTGCTTTCACCTACCTGGTGGGGGTCTATGTGGCCCTCATCAGCttcatgggctggagagctgtGGCAGGGCTGCGGCTGGTTGGGGCAGCCTGGCGGTGGACGGAGCTGGCGGCGGGCGGTGGCGCGCTGCTTTTCATCCTCTCCGACCTGACCATCGCTCTCAACAAGTTCTGCTTCCCCGTGCCCTACTCTCGGGCGCTTATCATGTCCACTTACTATGCCGCTCAGATGCTCATTGCCCTGTCAGCCGTCGAGAGCCGAGAGCCAGTGGAAGACCACAGACTGAGCAAGGCCAACTGA